Within Etheostoma cragini isolate CJK2018 chromosome 24, CSU_Ecrag_1.0, whole genome shotgun sequence, the genomic segment TGAGAGCAGAAACTGTGTGAGCTAGATTCCAGAGCTCTTAATTTTACAAGTTTAGTGAGAGTTTTAGTTCAGGAGTTATTCAGGGAGATCAAGGATAACTTTTAAGTAAGTTCATCTATTTTCACAGAGATGCATTGTGGTTTTAATTGACATTGTCTGTAAATTATGTTTGATAAAGTTCTGTATTCTACGTTAAACCTCAAGAGAGAGTGagaacaaaatatttctttcagAGCCTGTTAATGTTTGTGATAAACTAAAGGATGCAGtattccttttttgtttatACACTTATTGCACTGtttaagctaaataaaaagccttaaaaacagggctgtttattttttttacaaagacatgatgcaatacaaaacacacatacacataactCTTCTTAAATATTCCTTCAAGCAGCTTTAATGTTtcagagaaattcattttgtttctgaTAATGTGTAATGAAAACTCTcggtctgtctctctttgcAGATGATGCTGTGTTTCTTCCTAACGACGCAGAGCGGAATGAGTACGTCCTCAACGACCATGGTGTGATTTTTCAGGGTTCATTTGAGAATAAGGACTCTAAGGACTGGGTTTATGGACAGGtaagtctggatcaacagagcACACTGCCACAATAAGCctgaaaagccagaaaatgtggTGCATAAAAGTGATCGTCGCACATGAGTGCGTGTGCAGCTTATTAGAGGTGTATCACCCATATGTCCACAGCTAGCTTGAAAAACTGAGTGTTACTGGTTGTATAGACCCTTTAAAAAAGCCCAGTTagtctgattggtcagtgtttccccATCTAATCTCTCGAAGTCTCCTCACCATCATTGCAGCCGGAGAAAGTTGTAACAGCACTGGATAGCGACACTTGTTTACATATTCATTTGGAGTTATAGACCTATCTTTATTCAAGAGTGCATTCTTTTAATTTGAGAACATTTCTCACTGATATTAGGTTCAGATGTTGTAATAGTTTGCCTCAAAACCTTGCTCTTACACTCAAATAGTCACTGCTCGCGCTTGGATTTGCTCAGCTTGTGCTCAAACTTTCTGCTTGGACTCAGACACGTTGTTGATTGGAAAGATTCCCTGCTCTCAGCTTTGGCCTTTCTCCTCGCGCTCTCGGATTGTTTGTGTTACCACCATATCAAAATAGAAAACCAATAGAATTTGAGAATCACAATATATACATTGCTAGACATTTCTTTGTGGATTGAGTGTTTTGGACCTTGACTGCTCTATAATTAAAGAAGAAATCCTAATTTACAATATGGGaactttaaagaaatacaaacagcCCAGAGCATTTTTCCCTCCTATCTCagaatgtatctgtgttttCTTACTGCAGTTTGAGCGCGGCATTTTGGACGCTTGTATTTACATCCTGGATGCGTCTCAGATGCCGATTGGCGACCGAGGCAACATCATCAAAATAGTCAGGATGGGATCCGCAATGGTGAGAAAACATTTAGCAGTTTTAATTCAGCTAGCTTGGTccagagtgaaatatctcaacagctgTATGATGGATTCTTATAAATCTTGGTTCAGACATTTCTGATCACCCAGAAAATGAAGCAGATGATTCCCTGACCTTTCTCTTCCCCTCAGATTAACTCTCAGGACGACAATGGCGTGTGTGTTGGGAACTGGAGTGATGACTACTCGATGGGCAGGTCCCCGACATCTTGGACGGGCAGCTCACAGATCCTTCTGCAGTATGCTCAAACCAGAGTCCCGGTCTCCTACGCCCAGTGCTGGGTGTTTGCTGGAGTCTTCAACACCTGTAAGAGCATGCATTTTTTCCAGGATACACTTGTCAAGGTGCCGGGTCAAGACTTTCAGATAACTTCAAGTGTAGATGGCCTACTGGGCTAAGGCCACAACCGCATACAGTAGAGacccaaaaaaaagacagaggctGCAAACAACTGCAAAGACACAGAACCACCAAAACACTGACTACAAAATGACTACAACTTATttcaaaacaaccacaaacagacccaggcccaccagaaagatacaaaaaaacaactacaaagtgACTCAAATGACTACAAAAAGACTCTTCTctacaactgaaaaaaattcaatgttacaatattaaaatttttggaaattgatcttaatgccttgattcaaaatatttaggaaaatccaaacttttaaggacaccaattttctttgtgaatgaataatgtactgtaaataaatacatggtattttcttaaaatacagggggcataagtatacacacccatatgttaaattcccatagaggccagcacatttttctttttaaaaggtcagttatttaatggatcaggatactatgcatcttgataaagttcccttggcctttggaaataaaatctcCCCCAActcccccatcatcacatacccttcaccttacatagagataggcatgggtaACTTTGCAtgagatcatctctcaatgcaaatcccACCAGCTATTAAGCCTacttaaacttaaataaaaccatgcagatctctatgtatggtgaagggtatgtgatgatgtggggggctattttaattccaaaggccaagtgaactttatcaggatgcatggtATCCTGATACATGATCATGATCAATCATCCACTTTGTGTATACAGTACaagccaaaagtttggaaccactttctcattcaatgccttttctttatttcatgactatttacattgtagattatgaCTGAAgacatcaaaactatgaatgatcGCATGTgaaattatgtacttaacaaaaaagtgtgaaataacttaaaacatgtcttatgttCGAGTTTCTTCGAAGTAGCCACCCTTTCCTCTTATTaatgctttgcacactctttgcattctcttgatgaatttcaagaggtagtcacctgaaatggtttcccaacagtcttgaaggagttcccagagatgcttagcacttgttggcccttttgccttcactctgcagtCCAGCTCTCTGCAAACCATCCCATAGGGTTCAGGCAtgaatgtgtgaaaaagtgacacGCCATTAACGATTTGATATTTGTTGATAGCATGAAATATTCGATAATTAGAATATTTCAAATCTCTGCAGTCCTACGCGCCCTTGGCATCCCAGCGCGAACCATCACCAACTTCAATTCAGCTCACGACAGCAACGGCAACCTGAAGACCGAGCTCATCTGCCTGCCTGATGGCTCGCCCGACAGAGAGAACACCAGGGACTCCATCTGGTCAGTCATGCCTGTTGCTAGGAGATCGCCAGGCCAGAAACTAGACTTTATATGCTCCAATCACTCaaatttctacttaagtaaatacTGAAGTACTTTGGTAGTTTccaccacacagacacaaaatgtctACAACGAGatgcaaagagacacaaagacagaaagaccatttttcctttcccgagccacatgaACCAGCTCTAACTCGGTAAAtaccttaaatttgtatttcagtacagtacttgagtaaatgatCCTTCCACCACTGGAGAGAACCTATCTTTATTCAAGAGTGCATTCTTTCAAACAAGTAGCTCGCGAGCTACCGGTAGCTCACAAACAGGTTTCCAGTAGCTTGCCAACAGGTTGACAAACTGATACACAAAATTACCAGGATATTGAAAGTGAGAGAGCTGACTTTGTGGGCCGTAGATGTGTCATTTTTTCTTGGACCCTGATGGGAATATTTTCACTGATGTAGTTAACTATGTGGGctaaaataagtgtaaaatagTCACAAACCTGGATGTGAAGGTAAGATTTATCATAAGCTTTGGGTATCGCAATTTCATCAAACATTAGCTTCATTCAGcttatgtgtgttatgtaaCTAAATGTAGTTAATGTGATGCGAGTAGCTCTTggccacttttgttttttgaagtaGCCGTTAGATGAAGACAGGTTGGAGAGCCCTGCCTAAGATGGTGTGAATACTGTAGTTTCTTTACTGTGTAAGGTCTGTGACAATGACGGATGGGAGGGTAATCAGATATAACATTATGGTATTACAATGTGTGTAATCTGTGGTTTGGCTAACTAAACACATGTACAAAAAGATGTACTGAAAGCACGTCTCTGTAGGAACTACCACTGCTGGAACGAGGTGTTCATTAAGCGCGACGACCTGCCGGCCGGCCTCGGAGGATGGCAGGCGGTGGACGCCACGCCCCAGGAGATGAGTGATGgtaggacagacagacacagaaagagaaagacggAGGGATCAACAGATAGCTAGATTTTAAACatgatgtttgttttacagGATATTTTCGCTGCGGTCCAGCTTCAATTATCGGCATCAAGGAAGGTTTTATCTCTCACCCGTATGACGGAAGGTTCATCTTCTCTGAGGTTAGTTTCCTTGTTTCTTTAAAGTGAAGTGAACAATGCGTTTTTTAAGCCTTTGTCTCTATGATGAATGTTTATGTATCTATTgctgttttatatttgtaaaaatataatCATGATCAGATAATCATGGTGTGTTCTCTTCCTGTagaaagttttaaatgtttgatgaGTGACCCTATACAACAACAATGTGCAACATCCTGCAACAATGTGACCCTATAGGGCAAATACCAGTTTGCTTCACCTAAAAGTGCGGTTTTGGgcactgaaatgtatttttctgtgtctgaaaacattacggaacattacattacatcacacacTGTCCGTGTTTCCTCCAGGTGAACAGTGATGTTATCTACTCCAAGCGGGATCGCTACGGAACGCTGACTCCCTACAGGGTGGAAAGGGATTACATCGGAAAGGGTGTTTTCACCAAATCATTGGGCAGCGACTCACCAAACGACATCACACATACCTACAAGTACCCTataggtaacacacacacacgcacaaacacgtttcaaattaacaaaaaaaaaatgagactAGACTTATCTTATTGGTTTAAACGCTCAAGTGAGAATCAAGATCATTATTACATGGAAACACTACAATTTGTGTCCACAGGGGACGCCaaaatttacacaaaatgtataGTTTATTGTAGTTGCTTTAATGGCACGGTTAGTAATGTTGATAAGCTAGCAAGACGTGAAAGTAGTATCTCCCCTCCCCACGCCCACACAGATATCAAAGTaatgtggatggttcccaacaacgctcaagttaaataaataatcagttcccTATTATAATCATATCACTATCAAATTGATActtttaaccttgcacaaaaatgttgttgcactatttatagatattttactttgatgtttttaccttgcttttatgaccttgactgtagcactttgagatttgtttaaatgtaaagtgcattacaaataaaatgtattattattattattattattattattattatttgggtgttttttgacgaattttatagcatttgtagAAAAgacaattggtaaaagaacttttaaaaaaagtgtaaaaaagagagaaaaatgtcaataaaactgactaaaatgtgagcaaatgtcaaataaagtaaaaaaaaaaaaaaaaagctttacatttttgggaaaagctagaaaaatttcaaaaggctctgaaaaagtcaaaaaattttgaaaaagtgacaaaatcattttgCGGTTAGTAACCGCATCAATGGCAACTTTCAACAGGTTATTTCCTCTATTGATTCAATATTtattaaagtacaagtactttaaaTTTGTGCAGCAGCTGTGTTTATAGGATACTGTGTCTTTAGTGTAACTTGATTTAAGGCTTGAGGGAGCTGGGAGACGTTGGAGTTGGTGGTGAAGTGATATCTGTCTGCAGATAGTCCAGAGGACAAAAGGACTAAGGCCCGGGCGGATGAATTGGGCCTACAGAGGGATGAATCTGAGCTGCCTGAGACCCCACTGTCTGTCATTATTACCACCAGTCAGGTAATACACCAGTCTATATGTCTGTCTTTCAGAACTAAACATTATGGGTGTCTTGAGTTCAATTCGAAAATTGATTgaaattaccttttttaatcaaagacacaaagaaacacaaacataacacaGAGAAGGATCAGTGATTCCCTGTCATTGTTTCACTCTCCATCCCGGTCTACTTTCCATGTCTAGAATATACCGACATAGCGTAGAGTACccggctggtagcatgcagctaaagacacaaggCAACAAAAGCTTAGTGGTAGTCAGCAGCTGCATTTTTCCCGACACCGGGGCCATCAGTGGAACGGGAAAACCCTCCTTCTTCCctgtctgacaacattttgcCTTCCCTGCGTTAAGTTATGGAACCAAACAACGAAAGTAAAGATTGGTTCTGACAGGACTCCAAGATGCTTTCAGGTGCACCTTGTAAACTGTTGTTGCAAAGCAGAGTTAAGATTTTAGTAATTTTACAGATTTTTCATGTAAACCCAAAATATCTtgctctttaacaaaaaggtctatctctgtagggatcttTTCAATAATGCTTTCAAGACACTGGGATAATAATCCCAGCATGTCAGTAGCAAAAACAGCATGTTTGTGGACAGAAACTGATGGTGCGCAAATGTCCATTAACGTTACATTGCATCTTAACGTGTTTCATGTTAATGTACTTCcacaagaagctgctgctcactctgCAAAGTCTTAGCAATGCGTATTCTACTAATCTattcagttagctaaacttcaaataaGCCTTTGGGATGTTTAACCTGGATGACCtataattttctaatgttaaactcagataaaactgaagttattgttctgggGCCTAAGCACCTctgtgacgcattatccaaagagatggttactctggatggcatcaccctggcctctaGCACCACTGTAaagaatcttggagttatctttgatcaagacatgtcctttaattctcaCATTAAGCAAATATCAAGGGCCGTCTTTTTTTACCTACgaaatattgcaaaaattaGGAATAACCTGTCTAAAAattatgcagaaaaactagtacatgcattttttacttctaggctggataactgcaattctttattaataggctgctcgaaaaagtccataaagattcttcagctgatccagaatgtggcagcacgtgttctgacaggaaccaggaaaagagatcacatctctcctgttttagcttctctgcattggcttcctgtaaaatccagaatagaatttaaaatccttcttctcacctacaaagctgttcatggtcaggcaccatcttatcttaaagagctcatagcaCCTTATTACAACAACAGAGCACTGCggtcccagaatgcagggtcacttgtggttcctagagtctccaaaagtagaatgggagccagagcgttcagctatcaggctcctctcctgtggaaccaggttccagtttggatTTAAGAGGCAGACACCATTTCCACATTTAaaagtaggcttaagactttcctctttgataaaggtTATAGTTTaggctggctcaggagagtcctgaaccatcccttagttacgctgCTATAGGCATAGAATGCCAGGGCACTTCCCaagatgcactgagcacctctctcctcttccttctctccatctatACGCAACTTCATCTCATTAACGAATGTTACTAACTCGACGTCTTCCCTTTCCTGGAGCCTGGAGCCTGGAGCCTGGAGCCTGGAGCCTGGAGCTCTCTCACCCctcacctctctcctcctattgcttcctgcTGGTGTAGAATTCTCTGTTTCTCATCACCGACCAGTCAAGTCAGATGACCGCCCaacctgagccatggttctgcttgaggtttctgcctcttagaAGGaggtttttcctcaccactgtcacctagtgcttgctcttagtggtaattgttgggtttctgtaaataacatccatTGCGCAATGAGGTAACCGTTGTTGTGATTTcccgctatataaataaaattgtaatgaAACTGAATTCTCTATTGTAGCATCAATAAATCTGTGATTGACCTCAACGTCTGTTGAACGTGCATTTACCATAAAATCTTTGAGCCTGGCTCAACCTAGTTGCTCGTCCTCAGCCTGGCTTGGCCTTCGTGAAACGCACCAAGCCAAGATGCACAGATTAGACTTGGTCAAGCCTCGCTTTATTAGTTTTCCTGGATTTgtaaattctgcttttgttaAACAACCTTCAGGTTGAAAAGAAATTCTATGTATCTCTTTATGTACTAATTCAATGTACTTGTActctcctcccttctctccagGTCGACCTGGGTCAGGATGTCATCGCACAGGTGGATTTCTACAACCAGAGTGATGTCCCCACAACCATCCAAGCCAACTTGACCGGGTCTGTCATCTTCTACACCGGAATCAGAGCCAATCACTTGAAAGATCACAAATTCACCATCACCgtgccagccaatcagagtagGCGATGTCAGAAAGGAAATAGTATTTGCAGTTATTAGAGATAACATCTGTTACAatctgcgtgtttgtgtgtttgcagtgaagAGTGAGATAGTGAAGATCCGAGCTGACGAGTACGTTCCATTGTTGGGCACTCAGCGTTGTCTGCAATTTATTGTGACTGGACAGGCTGAGGACGAAGCAGTGACTGCCATCAAGGTGCTCATGCTGCAGATCCCGACGCTCACCGTTACGGTAAGACTTGTGTTAGGGTGAAAAATCAGCCACTTTCCTTCCTTAAGATTTAGCTTGGTTTACGTTATTTTGTTGACTCTAGACTCTAGAGTTAAAATATACTAAAATATTGtgctaaagtaaaagtaacaatacttTCATGAAATGTATTCAAGTACAAGTGAACTTGCCTATGTGAAacattactcaagtaaaagtaataagtggttcatttaaaatgtattttaagtaaaagttacatagttacattaaaaaaataaaccaaactgGGCGGGGGGGGATCTCTTCCATTTAGTGAAAATAGATCAGTAGGTCATAAAtatgaaaattattttatttttaattttaaaaaaatctatacaaatgtattaacatatacagtatttagcCAGTGTCCTACTAATGTTTTCTTACGGGTTGCTAGTGCTAGAAACAATTTTGTACTGCCCCAAAACATGTGGGTTTGCTAAATGGCAATTGGCTGTTAATCATGAAAACTTTAATACCAATGCACAAATACTTACTAAAACATAAATACTTaccaaaatattaacacaatgttaATTGTGTCACCCATTTTTTATTCCGTCttagtcttgtgccaaatgtccttgttagtttGAATCCTATTTAGTCACTGACATATGTTTGTTGTTAGTCAAGTTTTATTCGACTATCAGAATCGTCATTTCAGTGTAGTTAGTCAAAAGAGAACTCAAGGTATCTTGGTCAAGCTtaagtcaaaacattttagtcttttataTATaaggctctacagcaccttgttacaaAGACACgtgttagataagagccagggctccaGGGCTCTACAGCAtcttgttacacagacacatgttagataagacCCAGGGTTCCTGGGCTCAACAGCACcatgttacacagacacatgttagataagagccagcgctcctgggctctacagcaccttgttacacagacacatgttagataagagccagggctcaTGGACTCTACAGAcccttgttacacagacacatgttagataagagccagggctcctgggctcttcaacaccttgttacacagacacttGTTAGATAAGATCTCATGATGAAAAATTCAAGAAATTGTagacaaaaatgaagagagatttaGTTAGTAgattgagtttttattttatacaaaacattttagtctcgTCTTTTTTCgtcaacaataatgcatgttaagtTAGTCTTAGTCAGTGTTTTTGGACAATAGTGCAGTCTCGTCATCGTCTCGTCTTCGTCATGGAAAATATTGACGAGCATATTTAGTTTTGTCTCGTCACAAAACATTAACACTACCTCAGATTAGATGTGGAGTTTTGAGTATTGAATTCTGCCGGTTCAGTCACCTTTGGCAAGCACCTCCGGCATTGAGTTATGATAATATTGGCCCTCTGGAATTCAAATGAAGTGTTGCCAATGATTTTAGTCGTTTTGGTCAGCAGAATTTAAAGTTTCAGCTAGCATTTCTCCTTAAACACTCTCTGAACAGTCATCGCTCCCCTGATCCACCTCCATCTCGTTCTCAATCTCCTACAGAAAGGCGCCTGGTAGGAAGTCTAGATGCTGATTCGTCACTGTAGTGGTTCCGTGCgggaaaatatatattttttgttttacttagGAACGGATGGAATTTGTATTGtagcaaaatacaatactttaCTCAAAATGTGagcaagtacattttaaattatcaaTTTTAACCtcttgaaaaatacaaaatacacaacaaaacaaaaatactactGCTGAATGTATTTCTTACTTTCCACCTCggttgtctgtgttgtttttttctgggcGATGTAATAAATCTTTGGTTACGTTAGCGCAGCATCATTAAAACCATAAGGAAAGTGgcattattttttacaggaGATGCTCTtgacttgtgttgtttttgctcttgTTTTTCTACTAcatcttcttctgtgtttccaGCTGAGTGGCTCGCCCTTGGTGCAGCAGGAGATGTTTGTCAGCGTTACCTTCACCAACCCCTTCGACTTTGCCCTGAAGTCCTGTAGCCTGTCCATGGAAGGAGCCGGAGTCATGAGCGagaagacacatttttacaggtacacacacacacacacacacacataggcacgGAAAGTGGGTGTGCTAGGGAGGCTGGAGCACCCCCTGCCACCCCAGCTTTAAAACTGTGATGACAATAAAATGATAGCTTCTAAATATCTCTGGTTGATCTTTCTGTTCCACAGCATTTAATGCCATGTTTGGGGAGTGTGggataaagagagagatatattatatatatatatatatatatatcaactGCTGGTTCCACAAGGTCTTTCTCAGCTCTTCACCACCTGAAAACCTGGCTCTGTATACGTTACTGATACTATAGCACTATCACTCTGTGGACTTTCACACATGGCACTCCTTCACGTCCCCAAAGACATTTAGGATGAACTGATATTCATAGTCACATGGCAGAGTTTATCAGATTTAGATAGGCTTAGTTTTTTCATGGTTGGTTTATGTACTTTGCTGTGCGGGTCCTGTTGGGACAAGCTTAACATGGTTTAACGTCATGGCCGACTGCGTACGGGTGACGGGACCGTTTTCTCCACTTAAGAGAAAACGTGTTCTCCACTaataaattgcaagcattaaatcttcataaacaCAGTCATGCAGCACACCATTTTAAAGCGTAAAGTCTGATGATTTGATTAAGCCCACACAAAAAGCATAGGACGACTTATAGCAGTGATAATCCTGTTATGAAgtgaagaaatacagaaagattcTGCACCGCAAGTGTCTAAAGTTGAGTTGAGCAAAGTTTTCTCAATTTTCCAGACTGACTGACAGTTATTTCTTAAAGTGATAATggctcgtttctctttacttagctcaTTGGTTCATGCCATTATGTGAATTCTAACAGTCgcccaatagggctgtcggctgtgtatcaacctgacatctgcacaacacaactgatggtcccaactccattaataaggcaagaaattccgcTAATTAACCACTTCAGGTGACTAACATAATAAAGCCCTTTGAGAGTACACCTTGGGTTTGCAGAACTATCAAAATATGTTGTGGCTGTTTGGCTTGTGTGTATTAATACCCgtacacctgtgtgtgttttagagtcATTGAGCCTCAGGCTTCCATCTCCTGGAAGGAGTCTTTCAACCCTCGGCTGGATGGAAATCGAAGCCTTGTAGCGGTGATGGACAGCAGCAATCTCTGTGAGGTAACCTCCACACCTTCCTCTCTCATATTACCAGCAGTATAAAAGTAAAGTAGGATACATTAACAATAAACTTGCCTCACACTTCAACAAAGAAAACCCTGCT encodes:
- the LOC117939471 gene encoding coagulation factor XIII A chain-like, producing the protein MSPSKKKFNQFKGRYPEKVSTSNLVGLEEDFPEFEAFPVVLTPRAPVPAFDGTNLSVQNVDMCQQMNKSQHNTGSYDNPNLVVRRGQEFQVKVTFDRPLVETDDFQLEFLIGENPTPSRDSLVAVTFNSRNGGSWTGRIVESQDVTVTLGITPTPDAIVGRFQTYVAIMMGTGKQRTKRDATTDLYMLFNAWCKDDAVFLPNDAERNEYVLNDHGVIFQGSFENKDSKDWVYGQFERGILDACIYILDASQMPIGDRGNIIKIVRMGSAMINSQDDNGVCVGNWSDDYSMGRSPTSWTGSSQILLQYAQTRVPVSYAQCWVFAGVFNTFLRALGIPARTITNFNSAHDSNGNLKTELICLPDGSPDRENTRDSIWNYHCWNEVFIKRDDLPAGLGGWQAVDATPQEMSDGYFRCGPASIIGIKEGFISHPYDGRFIFSEVNSDVIYSKRDRYGTLTPYRVERDYIGKGVFTKSLGSDSPNDITHTYKYPIDSPEDKRTKARADELGLQRDESELPETPLSVIITTSQVDLGQDVIAQVDFYNQSDVPTTIQANLTGSVIFYTGIRANHLKDHKFTITVPANQMKSEIVKIRADEYVPLLGTQRCLQFIVTGQAEDEAVTAIKVLMLQIPTLTVTLSGSPLVQQEMFVSVTFTNPFDFALKSCSLSMEGAGVMSEKTHFYRVIEPQASISWKESFNPRLDGNRSLVAVMDSSNLCELRGVARVDITT